The Ipomoea triloba cultivar NCNSP0323 chromosome 14, ASM357664v1 region ATCGTTGCAGCTTTGAATGTCGTGGACAAACGACAACCCAGGCAGGAGGTTTTGGGTTTGTACGAAGGATAGGTTTAGTACCTCTCCCTtgtaattatttgattttttttttgtttgtttttattatgaAGCGATTTTTGGTTCAGGGAATGAGTGCTGGTGGGTGTGGATTTGTAAGATGGTATGACCCACCAATGTGTTCAAGATCAAAGGCAATAATTCCCGGATTGTTACGGAGGTTAAATCGGAACGATGAAGAAATTGAAAGGCTTCAAACAAAATTAAGAGCTATTGCTACTAGGGATAAGAAATCTAAATTGAATTGTCTATGTAGAGTTGTAATGGTTTGGTTTCTGTTATCAATGATGGTTGTGATTttgtattatttcaattgtACATGTGTTGGCAGTGTAAAATTGGAAAAAAGGCTCCCTATTGCTTAGACAATTTCTGAAAAGAGCTAAAAATGTACTGCAATGGTGTTTGTAATGACAAATTATGTAATGGTGTTTGCTCGTTTAATGAAATGGTGTTTGGTTTTATTCATTTGATAGATTATATGCAAATAGCATAAAGAAAAGCAAATTCATTCACAAATAAACAAAGTAAATAAAACATTCTTGATTCCCAAATGACCACCAAAATTTGGCTATTAGGTTTTGTTTGTTTGCCACAAAATTAAAGCATTTggtaccaaaaaataaaaaaccaaaaatcaTTGTTCACAAGATCTGTCAATCTAACTCAATTGCAGAGGACTTGTCATTTTTGAATTAACTTCATAATGTTGGAAGATCTTGTCATGTAAGTCTTTGCCACCGTAGTTCTTGACTTAGTGAGTCCAAGTGAGTTTTGTTCCTTTGatttgtgcttttttttttttttacttttgttccTGCTACTGTGATGTGTTATCAATTTCCTCAAACTGTAATTGACCTATACAAAgtaaattatcaaataattgtaAGTAGGCTAAACAGACAATTCCTAAACATAAATAacctatataaattttaaacaagTAACATGAAATACTTGATGGTGTGATCTCCATTTGACTAGTATTAGCTGGCATGTCCTGAACATTGGTTAGAGAATTTCCAATAATATGTTCCAACATTCAATTCAATAATGGATGAATTACACAGGAATACAGGAATCAATTAGTAAATATAATGGAAGTTTGATCACATATTTCCTAGTAAAATAGAACTATGTAATTACCTCAAACAGAATGATAACCTATATTTAGAATTCCTttttacaatgcagtatctgttcataactactttctcaacctattgaagcacaagagtcagtattgactccactgaggctcgaacccaccacctcccgtataaagggaagggtttgatgccactggaccacaaggtccttggctataTTTAGAATTCCTAAGAGTTGACAGTCAAAGAGTCTAAGTAGCTCATCATCTGTAATTTCTTCAAATGGTTGAGTATTCACTGGAATTTCCTCTGCCACAATCTCTCTCTACAATGACATAGTTCAATAGAATGCATTATACATCTCTAACTGAACTTGTAAATCAATAATGAGTTAAGTATATTACCCTGTGCATCCCCAATTGGTTAAGTATTAACTTCAAACTGTTCTGCCACAACCTGTGCTGCCACagcctctccctctccctctccctagTATCACAATGAAAATAAGTAATTATAGATATCTATCTCAATTGCATATCtacatgaaattataaaataatcattagttaattaaattacctgcaatcactactacagaaaacacctttaacgtcggttttttagcacttttaacgtcggttaaaaatcgacgtCAATCTGGCAgacgttgtatataaatgatacgacgtcggttttaaaAACCGATGccttatgtatttttttatttttaaaaataagatacgacgtcggttattaaggataaccgacgtcgtttatttattttttttttataaaaggataaccgacgtcgtatctaattatttaaaaataaataaataaataaataaatgacgtCGGTTTTGcttaaaaaccgacgtcgtttgttatttaaaaaaataaaaatacatacggcgtcggttatcttaaataaccgacgtcgtatgtggtttttatttttttaaaataataaacgaTGTCGGTTTTGcttaaaaaccgacgtcgtttattttatttctttttaataattgaatatattttacgAATTCACCTATAACTTATGCACTAATTTTTACAATTCACGTCAAGTTTCAGAACTGTACagaaaattaacaatttataatCTCACCATtgatcaaaataataaatttcttaattaattaaactaacaAAAATCACAACTAATCAAACTAATAACTTTTACAATAACTAATAGGACTTTGAAATTAATACAACAGTGTATTACATAACCAATGATAAAACCCAAAGGtacaataaatttattataatagacATCTAGGTTCAAATGATAAAAGAACAATATACAATACCCTTATTTCCCTTGATATTATTCTTAACAGTTTAAAGAAAACAGCTTTGATgatttaaaaacaaatgtttTGCCCATTTAGtctcttttttaataataagagCATCAAaggaaaattttttaataataagagCATAACTTACAACATATTTCCTCTTCCATTTCTTGTTGTTTTTGCAGAGAACTTATCGTCATAATACTTCTCTCCAACCTAGATCTCCCAGATtaacttataaaagaaaaagaacaaaaaaatataagaaaaaccaagttaagaatatatatatatatatatatatatatatatactctgaaCAGAAGTGTTAGCCCTCGATTTTGCGCTTAACTGGTGCGACCTCGCTGCTAAACGTCCATATCTAATCGAGGTTGATTCTTCTCTTTTGGTGAGATACGTCAACTCCGCATTGCCTCATGTTCCTTGGAATGTCCGTAATGCTATCCATCGAATCCAGTCCTTTCTTGCTTCTTGGTCATCTTCATTATCACACATTTATCGAGAAGCGAATCAAGTAGCAGACGCTCTAGCTTCCTCTTGCTTTAGCCAATCCTCTCCATccttgttttctatttttcatctTTGCCGGTTGCCGTGCAACTTGCTTTCTTGTATGACTTTAGCGGTTTTGCTTCGCACCGCTCTCtgtttaattaataatacatgttttttcaatatatatatatatatactctgaaaagcatttaaaaaattaaaatgaacataaaaaacTACGAATCATTGAAAACAATAAATCGAATACCCGTGGCCGCCGGCGGTTGGAGGCTCGTTGGAGGCGGAGCGCTGTCGCGGTGGCGATGGCGGAGGGATGCGTGCGGAGGCGGAGGCGGGATCCTTCACGGTGGCTGCGGTTGCGGttgcgaagaagaagaaggcgtCGTTCCGTTGGCGTGCGGTGGCTGCGGTTGCGAAGAAGAAGGCGTCATTCTGGTGGCGTCCGGTGGCTTCATTCCAGTGGCGAAGAAGAAGGCTGCGGGAAGAGATCTGAAAGTTTTATGAATACTACTTTCGATCTGAATACTACTGCGTGAAGAgatcgaagaagaagaagacgactaTGTTGTGCCAAGAAGAAAGACGTAGGTTTATGACTACACGTAATACAGATCTGAaagtttaattacaattttataatgtttataaATACCCTAAGGCGTCGGTTGTTCAGACAACCGACGCTGTTGGGTCTtaaataactttttatttttattttttaatgaaaacgGTGATGTATtgtttattctaaaaataataataaatcctaTAGAGCGTCGGTTCGAAagagaaccgacgtcgtatataatatatatttttttaatttttaaaatagatcATTCGGCGTCGGTTATATGAAAAACCGACGCCTTAtgatgtatttaaaaaaaatataaatactatacgacgtcggttcagaagagaaccgacgtcgtatagtatttatatatttttaaattcttttataaattacatacgacgtcggttcaacATCAAACCGACGCCATATGGTTttcgtaattttttaaaaactttttgacGTCGGTGTTTAtcaaaaccgacgtcgtatccgttttttaaaaaataaaatttataaataattttttgacgtcggttttttgaaaaaccgacgttatttcggcgacgttaaatgtgttttctgtagtagtgaatGCATCTGCATTGTGTATTAGCTGAGGACACCTCCTAATATTATGACCTTTTTGTTTGCATTTTGAACAGTGAAGACTGACAAGCTTTATAGACAGATGTGTTTCTTGACTTTTTGATTCATCACCTGATTTCTTCCTAAGCTTCTTTGGCAGTGTATAAAGGTGGAAACGGTGGATGTCTATTACTAATTGGCCAATCATGAGACCCAGCCATTAGGTGAATACAACCAGCATATGTCTTCAAATATGTTTCAATCTTGTAACATGAATCTACATATTCATAAACTGGCAATTTCTTCATCCAAATGGCATATATGACATGCCTACATGGTATGCCTGTCAGTTCCCACTTTCTACAAGAACATGTTTTTGCATTGAGATCCACTTGGTGTTGGTCATCGGGTCCTTTTACCTCAAATAAGTGTTCATCACTTTGATAAGCCCAATATCCTCCTACTTGTTTTTCAAACACTTCTAATTTTTTTGCTATGACTGGACATACCATTCCTGACCAGTTACTAGCTTGACTTATGCACTCAAACAACCTAATCATCACTTGTTTTTTAGAATCTCAAGGCAGGTAATCAGTGGACTATCCCTTGCATCCAATATCATTGCATTGAAACATTCACATATGTTGTTTACAAGCATATCACACCTTGGAGTTGGGGAGAAATGAGACCTACTCCACTTTGTGGGGTGTTTGTCACCTAACCAGCCAAATGCATCAATATCTAATTTTTCAGCTCAATCATTGTTGTAGTGAAGTTGGTAACAATAGTGGTCCTTGATGCTTGCCAAAGTGCATCCTTTATTGCTTGCCCACCAAATCCAGCCACTTTCATGTTACCATGTAGGTGTCTAACACAATACCTATGGCTAACCAGGGTAACACCTCTTCAAAGGCTGTAATAAGCCATTTCTGCTTGTCAGACATGAATGTGTAATCTGTTTCAAAAGCTCCAATAATATCCCTTCTCAACAGCTCTAAAAACCACCACCAAGAGTCTTTAGTTTCTCCTTCTACAATGGCATAGACAATTGGAAATATGCCTTCATTACCATCAACACCTACTACAGTCATTAGCATCCCTTCAGCTTTACCCTTAAGATGAAAAATAACCATCCACCCCAATGATTGGTCTAGAATGCTTAAACCTTCCTTACATGCCTCCCAACATAAGTACATCCTCATGAATCTACTCTTACCCCATTCATAGGTCAAATCAGACAGCTTCACAACACAAGTAGTGTTTGGATTTGTTTTTTCAATTTCCATACAGTAACTCtaaattttgttgaaattttccTCTAACTCCCCCTTGATTTCACTCTTTGCCTTGGTCAATGCTTTGAAAGCTTGTCTTTTACTTAGGCCAATATGTTCTGTAGTGCACACCTTTTCCTAAACTCCCTTAGTGTCCAATTACTGTTCCCACTTACTTCATTTTTCCATCTTTTTGCTATCAAAGAGGAGGTCACAAACTTGTTGTCATGTACCCAAGGACAACCTTCATGGTTGTCATTAGAAGTAGTTATCTGTCAGTTATGTTCATCCTTATCAATTTTACAAGTAACCTGCCACTTGCAACCCTCTTGCATGCACTTAGCAACACACCTCACTTTGCCATTTTTCATGAATTTCAACTCCTTGCCATACTGGATTGCATATACCTTCATTGCATCTTTGAACTTCACTTTTTTACTAAATGTTTTACCCAACCATAGTGGAGATGGTAACTGAGGAATAGTAGTTTGAAATTCAGCCCCATCATTTGACCTAAGAAACTTAGAAAAAGAGATCAAGTAGAGAAGGAAACCAGCAAGTCCACAACAAAATTAGGGAAGAGAGGACAGAAAAAGAGGTGCTCAGTGTGTGCAAAAACAGGCCACAACAAATCCACttgtaacaaaaacaaaacttcTACAACATCGGTATAACATTTGTTAAGTTCTCAAACACTTTTTCTAGTGTACAATAAACTGACTTAATCTTTTAATGTTCATGTAGAGTTCTCAACAAGTTCAACAACAAATCAATAGAGATGAGAATTCAATTTCAATGGAAGCTCAACAATTTCATGGATATCAGAATTCAGTTCCAGTGGTAGTTCAGCAAGTTCAACAGCAATTCTATGGAGATTAGAACTTTCCATTGATGTAATATGGTCCCCAACATGAAGTAAGGTTACTTACCATTAGTAGAACTTTCAATATGATAACCTTTAATCTTTAGTTGAATTTGTTAAATATCAAGTTAACAATTTGCAGGTAATTAGTAGCTCTCAACCTCCACCTGTAGATAGCCAATGCAGCTATGCGCGTTCAATATCCGATCTTTGTCAGCAACCAAGGAGAATCAATAGGAAGCAACATAATCTTTCAGAAGTCATTAGAAAATAGAATATCTAATGAATGTATTTCGGATACAACTTTTTGATTgtattttggtcattttttttgtctgcacttctattttatatattttgaccTCAACTAGAAGTGCAAAATCAATGATATGCTTAGATGATATTTTGTTGTTATGATAGACAATAATGTGACTTGGAGGTTAGATACAAAGTCATGTAATCTTGGAGAAACTGGTAGTATAAGCAAGTAAATTTAGTAATGAGTTTGGTTTGTATTTatcctaaattatttttaacaaaaggGAATGCAAAAATACACAGGTGAAAGAATGGATTATGGGCAAACTGCCTATTTTTTATTctgtaaaaaaaatgaatacgcagtgtgtaaaaaaaaaacgaccCTCCATCTCCATtaaatattactattattattattattataagtgaaATGCCATATTTACCCTCATTTTTAACAGGctaaacatatatttaacagAGAGGGGGGGAAATAGTCACTTTAGAAACAATTGAGGGGGATAAAGTGGTTACATAAATAAGATAGGGGGAAAATGTGCTATAAGTAAACAACTCAAGGGGGgaaagtgtcattttctctatattaaaagtacattatttgtatatgtaaattacattatttgagtattaaaagtacattattttatatactatcaaataatgtacattcaatatataaataatatatttttaatatattaaaaatataccttatattcatggtacACACAGTTATGTAAACCATAATTCATGCAATAATTTTGCCATTACTATGATCTTTTAAACTTTAGTAGTTCTATTGATCCATCAGGATTTTGGGTAATAAAACATATGGTGTTTCCTTGTTGAGGTTGAGCTTTTGGAGTGATTATAGAAGGATATTTCCATACTTTCGGTAGAGTAACATCACTCCATTGAATGGTTTTAAGTGCATTAAGGTTgactttattaattttggtaTATTTTCCAAAATATGGTTTTGTCAAAAGGTTTATTGTGGTTGATGGCGGAGATAATCTTGTATTCATTACTCTGTAATTAAGCATATAAAAGACTTCATAAATATGTGATCCTATCAACAtgcagtcgttatactgtggaccaatGGACCATGCACAATGGTTGATAcagcaattgtgttgaaagagaattgcagttgcgcggaacagaggtcgtttcattCGTCTAGAATTGCAGtcatgttgaactgatactgcagttgtgttgaattgatactgcagtgtgtttaacggatgaaacgacctctgttccgcgcaattgcagttccctttcaatacaactgcaatatcagttcaacacaactgcagtatccgttcaacacgcTGAAAATTAGCATAGTGGTCGGAAATGACCTTAATTAGGTCGGAGATGCCTGTAGCGACCACTTTTCCGACCAAATTGGGGGATTGGGAAAATCCTCTTCGCTATTTCCGACCACCgagaaagtggtcggaaatagtGACCACTTTTCTAAGTACGTCGGAAAATACAGCCAGCAGAATAGTCTTGGggtataaaaactaaaaagtggacacattcaataaaaaaaattcatttcacTACAGAGAGAATCCCTCTGTAGTgaaatgagtatatatatatatatattatattattgcaaGTTGGTAAGATATTTGTTGAAAAACATATACACATTTCAAATGTTTGAAGATAATTCATTCATGAATCATTAATatacaattgaaaatttaaaacaagTTAAAATCTGGAATTCTGGAATTTAACTTCGGATTCAATCTCTAATCTCCTGAGCGGCCTGTAATATCTCACATATATAAGAATTGTGAAGAGGAAAGACAAAACATATTTAACTAAGCAATTAAACCACCAAGGGCAGGtgcttgaaagttgaaaatgGAAGTCTGGGTTATCAATTTGGTGggcacataattctaaattgttTCCTATAACACATCCCCtagaaaaaaggaaaacaaggagGGAGAGAGGGGGCACAAGTTTCCAGAGGTCAGAACCACAACTGTTAAATCAGATCCTGAATTTTTATACCTTTAGACAACTGAAAACCAGACCAGCTGGTGCAATTTTAAACTTGCAGAGTTCTCCAATAAAACGAATATTCCTTATTTTGCTTTCAATGTTCATTTGATCCTGCACACggcaaaaatattaaaacattcaaGATTCCGTGACTCTGGAAAGCAATTCACAACACTTTACCTTCTTATTTATCAAATTGTTGAACTCTTCCTCTAACAACTGTAAAAGCATGGAAGACACATCCTTCATGCAAGTAGAGAGTGTTACAACCATACGTGAATAGTATGGATACAATTCCAGAGAAGTCCTAGGAACATTGAACAGAGCCCTTACAAGCTTCTTCCTGTTAGATTTAGAATTCACGTAGCAAAATTCCACCTGTTAAAATTGAAGATCAATAAAAAATAGTAGTATTGTAAGAAGTTGGATTAAACCATCAAATAAAACCCAAAGATACAATctacaaacaataaaatgtGAACAAATTGTAACTTGAAATCATTACCTTGTCATTAGCATTGAGCAATTCTTTTCTAATCATTCTCAATCTCATTAGCCTCCTCTGAAAATCACAGGTTAATATGTAATTGGGAATTATCTAAGAAACAAAAGATCAGATGGAAGAAGTGTTCCGATAACAAGACTCCAACCTggttaacaaaaataataagagTATTAGAATTGCAGAGTTAATAATGAATCTTATTATCTTCTGCTTACTATTTCACATTCCACATTCCCATTTGGCCATTTGGAATCCAAACCACTAGAACATATTCCTATTTTTCCAGTATAGACTTTAGTCTCTCTCTGCATACTGCCTAATAGCTTCcattataaataatgattttgataaaaaaaaaaaatactaaatgaaaaagaaatgttAATGATAGAATAAAGAGCATGCTTCTATTATAAACATAGACTTaatcaaaatacaattttagagGGGGAAAAAAAATCTGGGCATGAATTCACTCTCTGCAACTTCTCTAGCAAAGCTTAGGTAAGTTTCAGTACATATACAATGTTTGAACTTAACAGAATATATTCATGTCCTAGCATGACTTTAATCAAAGATAAGCCTATTGTCAGAAAAAGGAGTTAACTAAAATTTCACGATATATATAATTTGCGAGAATCAATTTCTTTTGACTAGACTGAAGCAGGGGCAATAATTGGAATTAAATTTTAGTTAGCAAATGATATCGAAAGGAGGTAAGAAAACAATGAAGGCTGGCAGGAATGCAGGATGCATCACAGTGAgtgaaataaaaaacaaaccaGATTGGGTGGTTCTTGCGAGGGCTACACCAGACCACAGAGATGGTGGAACATAGAAGCAACTCTAtcaggaaaaagaaaacatacaATAAGACATACTTTGTAAGCAGTGTAAGCACAAGCTTTGAAGTATCATTAGGAGGAAAATGCTTCCTTACAATTTCCCACTTTCGTAGATGGAAACCAATTGTGAAGCCTTCAAACACTCGTTTGCCTGGTTTGTCGCATGGAATGGCAAGTTCTACTATAGTTCTGGTCCAAAATTCATGAATAGAAACATAAGTTGAGAAATTGAacatagaaaataatatttggttTTAAACCCCTCAAACTAATCTATCACGATTACAATGTTAGCTTCTTCAATAAGTGAAATCAACAAAAATAGCGCAACACCTTCCAAATCTCCCAGATCTAGGGTTTCATATGTAGAGAGCCTGAGACGTGAGAGAATGAGCGATTGAGACAATGAGTATGAGTCTTTGAAAGTGAGAGATGTCAAAGGGGACTTACCGAGTTACCAGGAGTGAGAGCCTGAGAGGGATGAGACCATTAGAGCCGAGAGCGTGGAGAGCCGCCAGAGTCATAGTCGGAATCGGAGTCCCACGAAGAGCACGAGAGCTGGAGAACAGTGGCTGTCGCCTGTCTGTGAGCGGCAGTATCCAGAGACACGATGGCTAGGTGGAGTCAGGGAGAGTTTGAACCTTTGAGGTGAGGAGTGGGAGAGGTAAGCCGCGCAAATGAGGGTTGAAGGTCTGAACTAACGTAAGCCTGCTGAACTTTACTATATACGTAAAAAACATTTCCGACCACCACTGTGGTcggaaaaaataaaagttaaaaaaatcaattgatcTACCAAAAAACTCTCCGACCACTAAGTAAAAGTGGTCGAAAACTCCGACCTATTTCCGTCCACCGCGATTCTTCGacggaaaattgaaaaaaaatcatcttttcCCATTTGTTTGGGTGGTCGGAAATGTGGTCGGAAAATCTAAAATTTCCAGCAGTggtagtatcagccatgaccatggtccacagtataatttgcgatcAACATGTTATAATTATGGGTTAAGATATCTTAAAATTCTCATAATATGGGGATCTAACAAGGATATTGTAAAATTTGGAgaacaattaaaatatattggtttGTTAGTTGAACTGGCTTCAATTTATCCAAGCACATAATtatctttatataaattatGTCTGCAATCTCTTAAAGAAATATGAATACGATAATTAATCCTTACGTGGTTGATTATAGGTTTTAAAACAACTTGTGCCATTCCTGTGTGCAAAAAATTATATCCAtggttaatatattttaataaggaTTTCTTTAGAAAATAAactcatatatcgattttctgAAAATAATGGTACTACTTGTTCTTTGGTTTTTATAGCTCTAGCTAAtagattgaaaaactaaaattccTTATTTATAAACTTCACTATACGCTAAGGATCCTGTGGGAACAATAtcataggagagaaataagaatcaatcttagtcttacatttataaaaatttgacggatcttatcatatttttaaaaaatgcggtgatattttcataattatcatcaactttactatgcaaacttgaacgcTTAAATATACAATCttaaacaactaaatatgcaaacctgataaattttataaaatcaatgaaaaggTTAAATTTTGGATCTAAATCTTAAATGCTAAAGCTTAAATAGTAAAACGTGAACTAGTAACCAAATAAAACCAATAACTCaataataaactctaaaatcaaaACCCTAAGTGCAATGCATTTTCGCATTTTTACAAGTGCAATctatcttttaatactaaatgtgcaaaccttGTAGATTTCAGtattcaagtttgcatagtaaaattggtaataattatgaaaatgtcaccgcgttttttttaatttgatttgatatGTCCAATTTTTTCAGATGTAAGACTAAGATTGGTTCTTATATTTTTTCCTAAGGACTTGCTTTCAtttgatcctatatatatatatatatatatatatatataaccatgtctattattttctctttatcaaataatattaatactgATTTCAACAACATTTAATACAATGAGACATATTATACATGATTTTATCTGATATAAAAAGTAACACTGCAATAGTTCAACCAAGTCTTTGTTGAGAATGGGCTTAATCACATTGGGCCAATATGTAAACAATAATTGGGTTGGGCTTACATTTCCACTGCCTGCTTTTCTTTTCGAATTGTGGCCCATGACAAAAGCcttcaatcattattacatggactaatggaccatgatccacatatactaaaagtgtattatttgtgtacgaaaaatacattatttaaaagtgcattatttaagtactaaaaGTACGTActcaaaagttttcaaaaaaaaaaaaaaagtacgtactaaaaaaaaaggactaaaagtacattatcttatatactatcaaataatatacattcagtatacaaataatgtacttttagtatattaaaaaatataccttatattcatggtccacacagctatgtcgACCGTGGTCcgtggtccatacaataatttgtcaaaagCCTTGTGAGCGATATCAAACATGtaaattataccgtggaccatggtccaaacaGTGTtgattcttttaatgaaaagaaacggcacccGTTCGCGCCATTATGTGTAAAGTAGCTCTATTTgtgtaacatattcagtttcatttcaacacaatcacaaattcatttcgatataactatagtttcattagacaataaacactcaaatatgtgaaactgttattcagtttcattttcaacacaactacgattttatttcaattcaactataatttcatttgataatataaaaacaaatgtgaagcAGTTTCGTTTGAGATAAACCGTAGTTTCATTTAAGAGTTTCCGTTAAAATGTGACGACAGTttttgaaccatggtccacgatataacaactaCATCAAACATTGCCCAATCAGTAATCACACAGCCCGACCCTTAGTTTCAATTGCTCTTACATAAAAATAACTCGACAAATAATAAGACGAATCATGGTCTACATTAttaatacatatttattttagtaaactATAAGTTCatttatagtatattataaattcatttttaagtaaaacactcaaaataaacatgcaatatactaaaaacagacatgcatacatatatactaaaaataaacacacacatatatatattccaccTTACCATGTGTACTATAGTCTACATATGACAATTTAAATGACTCCTTGCTGAACTGAAAATAATGGTTAAAGTTACATTACCCTCAATCCATTGAAAGTTTGAAGCCCAACTATATCAAAGAGCAAAATACATTTATTACTTGGTCAAACTCGTTATACATAATTTTCTCAGTACGATTAATATCTCATACGTGATTTGTGAGTTATTACAACAATAGAATAATTTGTCTAGTGTATATATTCgtgtaataattacaaatttccCTCATCATTAAAACATCTTTTTcgactaaataaaaaatattggtcCAAGACATTAAACTCatt contains the following coding sequences:
- the LOC116005079 gene encoding regulator of nonsense transcripts UPF2-like, with product MRLRMIRKELLNANDKVEFCYVNSKSNRKKLVRALFNVPRTSLELYPYYSRMVVTLSTCMKDVSSMLLQLLEEEFNNLINKKDQMNIESKIRNIRFIGELCKFKIAPAGLVFSCLKAAQEIRD